From Verrucomicrobiota bacterium, the proteins below share one genomic window:
- the mnmG gene encoding tRNA uridine-5-carboxymethylaminomethyl(34) synthesis enzyme MnmG gives MFVYPKHYDVIVVGAGHAGVEAALAAARMGCQTLMLTINADTIGQMSCNPAIGGLAKGHLVREIDALGGEMGKATDMTGLQFRMLNTRKGPSVWAPRAQCDKKAYQFRLKWICEKQVNLDVRQGQVLRLLYEDGSVTGVETNLQVQYRGRAVVITTGTFLRGLMHVGASQQSGGRAGESAAMSLSGSLKELGLELGRLKTGTPPRLLRRSIDFSKTESQPGDEPVPFFSFWKCDLFHVEHSGINPNDIRRSNRAYPPGSILDRINGQLPCHITYTTDATASLIRRNIHKSPMYSGVIEGVGPRYCPSIEDKIMRFQDKERHQVFLEPEGISTDEIYVNGFSTCLPFEVQIELVRTIGGCEQAEIMRPAYAVEYDFVFPTQLSPSLETKICRNLFLAGQINGTSGYEEAGAQGLIAGVNAARKVLGQTPIVLRRDQAYIGVLIDDLITKGTVEPYRMFTSRAEYRLTLRQDNADFRLSEIGQEIGLLPKRNYESFVSKRQSVDRELDRLSTTRVGAVSLLQLLRRPETRYADLPARNNSISLEVVQQVEIAVKYSGYIARQEEEVAKFKAMEDKRIPSWLDYSTVPGFRTEARQKLERIRPETLGQAARISGVSPADVSLIMVWMKRNPAQWPDKPAVLPVTSAEHC, from the coding sequence ATGTTCGTTTACCCGAAGCATTACGACGTAATCGTAGTTGGAGCCGGTCACGCCGGCGTCGAGGCTGCACTAGCTGCTGCCAGGATGGGTTGCCAGACGCTGATGCTCACAATCAACGCAGACACCATCGGGCAGATGTCGTGCAATCCTGCGATTGGCGGGCTGGCCAAGGGACACTTAGTTCGTGAGATCGATGCTTTGGGTGGTGAAATGGGCAAGGCCACCGACATGACAGGACTTCAGTTCCGGATGTTGAACACCCGCAAAGGGCCTTCTGTTTGGGCTCCGCGAGCGCAGTGCGACAAGAAGGCCTATCAATTCAGGCTCAAGTGGATTTGTGAGAAACAGGTCAACTTGGATGTGAGGCAAGGCCAAGTTCTAAGGTTGCTCTACGAAGACGGAAGCGTCACGGGCGTAGAAACCAACCTGCAAGTGCAATACCGAGGAAGAGCCGTAGTAATCACTACGGGCACTTTCTTGCGTGGACTCATGCATGTAGGGGCGTCGCAGCAATCGGGAGGTCGAGCTGGAGAGTCCGCCGCCATGAGTTTGTCCGGCTCATTGAAGGAACTTGGCCTTGAGCTTGGACGGTTGAAAACTGGGACACCTCCCAGACTTCTGAGGCGTTCAATTGACTTTTCAAAGACAGAGAGTCAACCGGGAGATGAGCCAGTGCCGTTCTTCAGTTTCTGGAAGTGCGATTTGTTCCACGTGGAACATTCGGGGATCAATCCAAATGACATCCGTCGTTCAAACCGAGCCTACCCTCCTGGATCAATCCTCGACAGGATCAATGGTCAACTGCCGTGTCACATAACCTACACCACGGATGCGACTGCCAGTCTGATCCGCAGGAACATTCACAAGTCTCCCATGTATTCCGGTGTAATCGAAGGTGTCGGACCGCGATACTGTCCTTCGATCGAGGATAAAATCATGAGGTTCCAGGATAAAGAGCGGCACCAGGTTTTCCTGGAGCCTGAGGGAATCTCGACCGACGAGATCTATGTAAACGGATTCTCTACTTGCCTGCCTTTTGAAGTACAGATTGAGCTTGTTCGAACCATTGGCGGATGCGAGCAAGCCGAAATCATGCGCCCGGCTTATGCCGTGGAATATGACTTCGTCTTTCCAACTCAACTGAGCCCGTCTCTGGAGACTAAGATTTGTCGAAACCTATTTCTTGCTGGTCAGATCAACGGGACTTCAGGATATGAGGAAGCTGGTGCGCAAGGGCTAATCGCCGGAGTAAACGCTGCAAGAAAAGTCCTCGGCCAAACTCCTATCGTATTAAGGAGAGACCAAGCCTACATAGGTGTGTTGATTGATGACCTGATTACTAAAGGCACCGTTGAGCCGTATCGGATGTTCACGTCAAGGGCTGAGTATAGATTGACGCTTCGGCAGGATAACGCGGATTTCAGGCTGTCTGAAATCGGTCAAGAGATCGGGCTGTTGCCGAAGAGGAATTACGAGAGTTTCGTATCAAAGAGGCAATCAGTTGATCGAGAGCTAGATAGATTGTCAACGACTCGCGTTGGAGCGGTCTCTTTGCTGCAATTACTCCGGCGTCCCGAAACACGATACGCTGATCTTCCAGCAAGAAACAATTCGATTAGTTTGGAGGTTGTTCAACAAGTGGAGATTGCAGTAAAGTATTCGGGCTACATAGCACGCCAAGAGGAAGAGGTGGCGAAATTCAAAGCAATGGAAGACAAGCGGATTCCAAGTTGGCTGGATTACTCAACGGTGCCGGGATTTAGAACCGAAGCGAGGCAGAAGCTCGAACGAATCCGACCGGAAACTCTTGGACAGGCCGCACGAATTTCAGGTGTATCGCCTGCGGATGTGAGTCTGATTATGGTCTGGATGAAACGAAATCCAGCACAGTGGCCAGACAAACCGGCCGTGCTTCCTGTGACCTCGGCAGAGCATTGTTGA
- a CDS encoding glucose-6-phosphate isomerase, with protein sequence MKYTRTQLWSRFQKYYSEFPKIGLAIDLSRMNFPDDYFDSMEARVQKAFRAMVELERGAIANPDEKRMVGHYWLRNPALAPQPEIRREIEETLTQIRIFSSDVHKGTIRGERGDFKNLLVIGIGGSALGPQFVSNALGHPAKDKLSVCFFDNTDPDGMEKILSGIKDRLGQTLCVVISKSGGTKETRNGMLEASAAYSEAGLSFAAHAVAVTGKGSVLDSFAEKSKWLRRFPMWDWVGGRTSELSAVGLLPAALQGFDIDAMLDGAKACDEITKQPNIKENPAAQLALIWHYAGDGRGSKDMVVLPYKDRLELFSRYLQQLVMESLGKELDLDGKVVNQGIAVYGNKGSTDQHAYVQQLRDGVCNFFVTFIETLKDRNGVSIMVDPNVTTGDYLSGFLLGTRQALYEKDRESITVTIRDVSAFSVGVLIALYERAVGFYATLVNINAYHQPGVEAGKKAAGAVIDWQLKIIEFLSKNSVRAFSCDQIAREIGAPEDVESVFKICEHLAANPDRGIKKYPGTTPTSATYARA encoded by the coding sequence ATGAAATACACGCGCACACAGCTTTGGAGCCGGTTTCAGAAATACTACTCGGAATTTCCGAAAATAGGGCTGGCGATTGACTTGAGTCGAATGAACTTCCCGGACGATTACTTTGATTCCATGGAAGCACGCGTGCAAAAGGCCTTTCGCGCAATGGTGGAGCTGGAGCGCGGGGCGATCGCCAACCCAGACGAGAAACGCATGGTCGGCCATTATTGGCTGCGGAATCCTGCGCTCGCCCCCCAGCCGGAAATCCGCCGAGAAATTGAGGAAACGCTAACCCAGATTAGAATATTCTCTTCGGATGTTCATAAGGGAACGATTCGCGGGGAGCGAGGCGATTTCAAGAACCTCCTGGTCATCGGCATCGGCGGCTCGGCCTTGGGTCCGCAATTTGTCTCCAATGCTCTTGGACATCCAGCCAAGGACAAACTCAGTGTGTGTTTCTTCGACAATACAGACCCGGATGGGATGGAGAAGATTCTCAGCGGGATCAAGGATCGGCTCGGCCAAACCTTGTGTGTCGTTATTTCCAAATCCGGAGGAACTAAGGAAACGAGAAACGGCATGCTCGAGGCCAGCGCGGCGTACTCTGAAGCCGGATTAAGCTTTGCAGCGCATGCAGTTGCAGTGACGGGAAAGGGCAGCGTCCTGGATAGTTTTGCTGAAAAATCAAAATGGCTTCGGCGGTTTCCGATGTGGGATTGGGTTGGCGGACGCACAAGTGAACTCTCTGCAGTCGGTCTGCTCCCGGCAGCTCTGCAAGGCTTCGATATCGACGCTATGCTTGATGGTGCCAAGGCGTGCGACGAAATCACAAAACAACCTAATATTAAGGAGAATCCGGCCGCTCAACTAGCATTGATCTGGCACTACGCAGGGGACGGTCGAGGATCGAAGGATATGGTTGTGCTGCCGTATAAGGATCGGTTGGAACTTTTTTCGCGTTACCTCCAGCAGTTGGTAATGGAGTCATTGGGAAAGGAGTTGGATCTGGATGGAAAGGTAGTCAATCAAGGAATTGCTGTGTATGGAAACAAGGGTTCTACCGACCAACATGCGTATGTGCAACAACTTAGAGATGGAGTGTGCAACTTCTTCGTCACTTTCATTGAAACACTCAAAGATCGGAATGGCGTTTCGATCATGGTGGATCCAAACGTAACAACTGGAGATTACTTGAGCGGATTCTTGTTAGGAACTAGGCAGGCCTTATATGAGAAGGATCGAGAATCCATTACAGTCACAATTCGAGACGTCTCAGCGTTCTCTGTAGGTGTCTTGATCGCTCTTTACGAGAGGGCCGTTGGCTTCTACGCCACATTAGTAAACATCAACGCCTATCATCAACCTGGCGTGGAAGCGGGCAAAAAGGCCGCAGGTGCTGTGATCGACTGGCAGTTGAAGATCATTGAATTCCTATCCAAGAACAGCGTCCGCGCGTTCTCGTGTGATCAGATCGCTCGAGAGATTGGTGCTCCTGAAGACGTGGAGAGCGTGTTCAAGATATGCGAGCATCTCGCAGCAAATCCGGACAGAGGAATCAAGAAATATCCCGGCACAACGCCGACATCGGCTACTTACGCGAGAGCCTGA